The genome window GAGGGCGCGGCGGCGGCCGCCGTCCAGGGCGACGCCCTCCGCCTGCCGTTCCCCGACGCCGCCTTCGACCGGGTGATCGCCGCCGAGGTGCTCGAGCACCTCCCCGACGACGCGTCCGCGGCCGCCGAGCTGGCCAGGGTGCTGCGGCCGGGCGGGACGATCGCCGTCACCGTGCCGGCCTGGCTGGCCGAGCGGGTGTGCTGGGCGCTGTCCGACGACTACCACGCCCCCGCCGTCCCCGGCGGCCACGTGCGCGTCTACACCGAGCCGCGGCTGCGGGCCCTGCTGCGGGGCGCCGGCCTGCGCCCGGGCTGGGCCCACCACGCCCACGCCCTCCACACCCCGTACTGGTGGCTGCGCTGCGCCGTCGGCCCCCAGGACGACGACCACCCGCTGGTGCGGGCCTACCACCGCCTCCTCGTCTGGGACCTCGGCCGCCGCCCGC of Acidimicrobiales bacterium contains these proteins:
- a CDS encoding class I SAM-dependent methyltransferase; the encoded protein is MLTVDYRRLGVRPGDRLLDLGCGGGRHAYEAFRRGATVVALDADGAEVKDVAALCAAMAHAGEVPEGAAAAAVQGDALRLPFPDAAFDRVIAAEVLEHLPDDASAAAELARVLRPGGTIAVTVPAWLAERVCWALSDDYHAPAVPGGHVRVYTEPRLRALLRGAGLRPGWAHHAHALHTPYWWLRCAVGPQDDDHPLVRAYHRLLVWDLGRRPLLTRVPERLLNPVLGKSIVVYATKPC